DNA sequence from the Paenibacillus azoreducens genome:
AATGAAGCAACGCCAACCCCCGTATAGATCATCTGTTTGCCGCCAAGGATTTTCCAGCCCAGAAAAAAGAGCGGGATATTGAGCAGCAGGGTCGAGAGAGCCGGAGGCATGTTAAATGCGTAGTTAAGGAGAACCGTTACGCCGGTGACTCCACCCTCCATCAATTGGTTGGGAATGATAAAATACAATAATCCGAAAGCGTAAACGGCAGTTCCGAATATGATCGGAAATACCGTTTTCATAGATGAGAACCATTTGGATACTTTCATAAGACCCCTCGCATAACTTAAGTTAGGAAGAATATGGAATGTTCTTCTCTCCAATCATAGTATACCTTTTTCCATGCGGATTTAAAAAATATTTGTTTTCATTTCTGCTTTGCGATAACATATGGAGTAAACTGATAACCTGTTTTATAGGGTACAGAATAGATGTGTAGAGAAGGGGGATGGTTCATCCAGATGGAGAAATCTTTGGCTGAAATGCAGAAGGAAGTTGACAGATATATTTCACAGTTCAAAGAAGGATATTTCAGTCCTTTATCCATGTTGGCGCGAATGACGGAAGAGGTCGGCGAGCTGGCGCGCGAGGTGAACCATAACTTCGGCGAAAAGCCGAAAAAATCGACGGAAGAGGAGAATTCCATCGAGCTTGAGCTCGGAGATATTCTGTTCATTACGATATGTTTCGCCAATTCTTTGGGTATTGACTTGACCGAAGCGCATGACAAGGTTATGCACAAGTTCAATACGCGTGACGCCGATCGCTGGACGAAAAAGGACACCGAATAAGCCTGCCATACATATGCTGTACAATAGCCCGCAACAATAGGGGGGAGTACGGCAGAATGAAATCTGAACAATTTGTCAGAAATGCTTATTACTGCATTTTGCAAAACGATTTCAAAGGGGCGTTGCAATGGTTCGAAGCGGCAGCTGCCGAGGATCCGGATTCCGCGGAGATCCATTACCGGTGCTCCGTGACATATGCAAGAAGCGGCAGGCTTGATAAGGCGTTCGAGCATGCGAAGCTGGCCTGTGAACTGGATCCCGGGAAATCTGAGTATTTGTTAAATCTTCAGCATTTGCAATCGATGAGGCTGGTGCAGGAAGCAAAGAAAGTGATTGACTCGGGCGTGGCGCCTGCCAGCGAATTATATCAGATGATATCCGTATTAAAGGAAGCTGTTCGGCTCGACCCTCTGTGCGAGGAAGCTTATATTTGGCTTGCGGTGGCATACAGCCAGTTAAATGAACATGCGCAGGCAATTGCTTCATTAAAAGAGGTGATCGCCCTACAGCCCCAGGATCAGGGATTGATTGATATGCTCGATCAGCTCAAGAACCGGCTCAGCGTATATTTACATGATTCCTGAAGGTAACAGGGGATTTGACGAAAAACAGAAAGCACTTAGAAAGCGGGGGGAAGCTGATGTCAAATCAGATAAAAGTTGCAGTAGCAGGGGCAGCCGGAAGAATGGGAAAAGAAGTCGTTAAGCTGGTTCTGGAGGATGCGGATTTACAGCTGGTAGCAGCTGTGAACCGCTCCCAGGAAGGCTTGGACGCAGGTACGCTTGTCGGACTGCCGGCTTGCGGCATTAAGCTGACAAACGATCTGGAGCTAGCATTAATTGAAACGAAGCCGGACGTGCTGGTTGATTTCACGACGCCGCAATTTGCGTATCCGAATACGGCTTTGGCGGTTGCCCATGGCGTTCGCCCGGTTGTCGGGACAACTGGCTTCACTCCCGAACAAATCGAAGAGTTGGACAAGCAGTGCCAAAGCAAGGGAATCGGCGGATTAATCGCGCCTAACTTCTCGATCGGCGCGATCCTGATGATGAAGTTTGCCGCCCAGGCAGCGAAATATTTCCCTCATCTGGAGATCATCGAATATCATGGCGACCAGAAGCTGGATGCTCCTTCGGGAACGGCCATCAAGACAGCCGAGTTAATCGCGCAAAACCGCGAAGAGATCCGCCAAGGCAATCCAAAAGAAGAAGAAACGATCGATGGCGCACGCGGCGGATATTATAACGGCTTCCGTATTCACAGCGTCCGTCTTCCGGGTGTATTTGCCCAGCAGGAAGTTATTTTCGGCGGGTTCGGTCAAACTTTGAAGATTCGTCATGATTCTTATGAACGTGCGGGTTATATGCCTGGCGTAAAATTGGCGATTGAAAAGGTAATGGGCTACACGGGCATGGTTTACGGCTTTGATCACTTTATCGAATAGCTGCGCAAAAGGAGTGGAACATAATGAAAATCGCATTTATCGCACATGACCGCAAAAAAGATGAAATGGTCAATTTTGTTACGGCTTATGAAAACGTATTTCATGGCCATGAGTTGTATTCTACCGGAACCACAGGCAAACGGATTATGGAAAACACGGACCTGAAAATTCATCGTTTTATGTCGGGCCCGCTTGGCGGCGATCAGCAGATCGGGGCGCTCGTGGCGAAAAATGAGATGGATTTGATCATTTTTCTGCGCGACCCGTTGATGGCGCAGCCGCATGAACCGGATATTAACGCGCTGCTTCGGCTTTGCGATGTCCAGGGCATTCCGCTCGGCACCAATATCGCGACTGCGGAGATTTTGGTGAAGGCGCTGGATCGCGGCGATTTTGCGTGGCGTGAGCTGGTACATAAGTACAAGCCTGGTGTCGATGAATGAGCGAAACGCTTGATATTTTAGTTTTTGGCGCTCATGCGGACGATGCCGAAATCGGCATGGGCGGCACGATCATCAAACATGTGGAAGCAGGATATCGCGTAGGCATCTGCGACCTGACCTTTGCCGAAATGTCTTCGAATGGAACACCCGAGCGGCGGCGGCAGGAAGCCGATCGCGCAGCCAAAGTTTTGGGACTGGCCATGCGGAGCAATTTGGGGCTGCCCGACCGTGGTCTTTTTGTTACCCCTGAGCATGTTGAGGCCATTACGGCGGAAATTCGCCGGCACTCGCCGCGAATCGTGTTTGCACCCTATTGGGAGGACCGCCATCCGGATCATGTCGCCTGCAGCAAGCTGGTTGAAGAAGCCGTATTTAACGCCAAACTTCGGCGTTATTTGCCGGATCAGCCCGCTGTGCTTGTTAACCAACTATACTTTTACTTCATTAATGACATGGGACGGACCGATTTGATGGTGGACATTACGGCTCAGCAGGAGAAAAAGGAGCAGGCTTTATTATGCTATCGCTCCCAATTCGAAAGCGCGACGAGTGAGCCTGATTCCGTTTCGACTCCGCTAAATCAAGGATATATCGAACGTGTACGGTCCCGGGACAAGCTTACCGGGCAGCGCAGGTTAATTCCCTATGCGGAAGGTTTCGCAACGCGGTCGCCTTTTCTGGTGGACAAATTTATGAAGGATTCCCATTAAAACAGTCAGGGCTGATCTTCAGATATGAATTGGAGGTCAGTTCTGGCTATTTGACTCTTTAGGGCAACAATAAAAATATGATCATCACCTAGTTTGGGTAGGGAGGTAGATGGAATTGAGCCAACCATTAAAAATCGGTATCACATGTTATCCTTCCCTCGGCGGTTCAGGCGTTGTGGCTACCGAACTTGGCAAGCTGCTGGCCGAAAAAGGCCATCAGGTCCATTTTATTACGCACAGCATACCGTTTCGTTTGGGAGGAACTTTTGATAAAAATATTTTTTATCATGAGGTGGAGGTCAGTGATTATTACGTATTTCGTTATCCGCCTTATGATATGTCTTTGGCTACCAAAATGGCGCAAGTTGCCAAAATCCAGGAGCTTGACATTCTGCATGTCCATTACGCGGTCCCGCATGCTGTCTGCGCGTTTCTTGCCAAGCAGATGGTCGGCGACCAGTTAAAGGTTGTCACGACGCTGCATGGTACGGATATTACCGTGTTGGCGCAAGACGAATCGCTTAAAGACCTAATCAGGCTTGCGATTAACGAAAGCGATGCCGTGACGGCGGTTTCGCAGGATTTGATTAACGAGACACGTGATGTGCTGGATATTACAAGAGATATCGATTTAACCTATAATTTTGTGGATAAACGGATTTATTATCCGCGGGATACAACTTCGCTCCGTAATGATTTTGCCGAGCCGAATGAGAAAATTGTGATGCATATCTCGAACTTCCGTCCTGTAAAACGGGTAGGTGACGTAGTTGATATTTTCGCGAAAGTCAATGAAAAGATCCCGTCCAAGCTGCTCTTCGTCGGGGAAGGACCGGATCTGCCGAAGGTGCAGTGCAGAATCCGGGAGCTTGGTCTGCAAGATAAAGTGTTTTTCCTCGGCAAACAGGATGAAATCGCGCAGGTCATCTCGCTTGCGGACGTGCTGCTGCTTCCTTCGGAGAAGGAAAGCTTCGGTTTGGTTGCGTTGGAGGCGATGGCCTGCGGAGTGCCGACCGTCGGTTCGACTGCAGGGGGAATTCCTGAGCTTGTCGTTCATGGGGAAACCGGATTCCTGGCTCCCGTCGGTGATACGAAACGCATGGCGGATTATACCATCCAGCTGCTCTCGAACGAAGCGCTCGCCGCGACCTTTAGAGAAGCCTGTCTGAAAAGGGCCTGCCGCGATTTTTGCGATGGTCTGATCACGAATAAATACGAGCAAATATACAATCGTGTGCTGGGGCGTGAAATTTCGGAGTTGAGCCCGGTACGCTGTTAACCGGAGTGTGAGGAACGTTAGGCAGGGGGTTATTTGATTTTGGTTAGCTGGAAACAGGCTGATAAGGAGATGGCCCGGTATGGGCGGGAAGTGCTTGCCAAACTTCTTGAGCATGGACACGAAGCCTATTGGGTAGGCGGCTGCGTCAGGGATGAGCTTATGGGCAGACCGGTGCATGACATGGATATAACAACATCCGCACGTCCGGAGGAAGTGGAGTCCTTGTTTGAGAAGACGGTGCCTACGGGAATTGAGCATGGAACGGTTACGGTTTTATGTCATTCTTATGCTTATGAAGTAACGACCTACCGTGTCGAAGGGGCCTATGAGAAGCACCGCAGGCCGCTTGAGGTGGAATTTGTAAGCGAGTTGAAAGAGGACTTGCGGCGGCGTGATTTCACGATCAATGCCATGGCACGGGCAATCGACGGCTCGATCATGGACCCTTATGATGGTCAGAAGGATCTGGGCAAAGGTCTCATACGCTGCGTAGGGGATGCCAGAACCCGTTTTCAAGAGGATGCGCTGCGCATGGTTCGCTGCATCCGGTTTGCTTCGGTATTCGGATTCAGCATCGCTTACCGCACCTGGAGAGCGCTGCTGGCGGAACGGGAGAGTATCCGGTTCGTGGCGATGGAACGATTTCGGGTTGAGCTGGAGAAGCTGATGGAAGGAAACAAACCGTCAAGAGGACTCGGATTGCTGTATCGAAGCAAGCTGCCGGCTCATGCCAAGGTCCCTTTTGAATATGAACCAGACCGAAGGATGATTGCCCATATTGACGACATACCGCCGTCAGAAGCGGTGATCCGCTGGGCGCTGCTGCTTTATGCCTGCGGATTAAACGCGGAGGAGTCGCATGACATGCTTGGGAATTGGACTTTCCCTAATAGGGTCCGGGACCAAATTACGAGCATTTTGGACGTAGGCGAAGCCGTGGCAGAAATGAACGCAGGTATGCCTTACGAACAGCAGTGGATTAAGCTCGTGCTTCGCAGCGGACGTGATGCAGCCCTGAATTGGCTGCGTTTGTCCGAATTCCTGAAGAACGGCGGCACGGAGCCTTATCCGAGCGAGGTGCTTGAAAATGGGCGGGCATGGACGGAAGAAATGGAGATTTATCATTTATCCGAGCTGGCGATTGCGGGTAAAGATGTGCTTGAACTGTCCGGACGGCGGGGAGGGCCGTGGGTTGGCGGGATTTTGAACGAGATGTTGATCAAGGTTGCCGCCCGAGCTTTGCCCAATGACAAGAAAGTATTGATCGATGAACTGAAACGGGTGATATCCACTAATGAGTAAAAAGGAAACGCTTCTGGATTTGCTGCTGTCGGATCCGCAGGAGTTCGTATCCGGCGAGGAAATCAGCCGTAGACTGTCCGTGAGCCGGACTGCGGTATGGAAACAGATCAATAAGCTGAGGGAGGCGGGGTATGAATTTGAAGCCGTACCCCATAAAGGTTACCGGATCGTGAGCAAACCAGAGCGCATTGACGCCTTACTGCTGGTTAAAACATTAAAAACAAAAACCATCGGCCAAAACCTGAAGGTTCTTGACTCTACCGTCTCAACCCAGGAAGAAGCTCGAGAGCTGGCCGAGGCCGGAGCGCCTGAGGGAACCCTCGTTATTGCCGAAGAACAGACGGGCGGCAAAGGAAGAATGGGCCGGAAATGGTTTTCACCAAAAGGCAAGGGCATCTCGATGAGCGTGGTGCTGAGACCTAAGCAGCCGATGCATTATATGCCTCAGCTGACGCTGCTAACAGGAGTCGCTGTCTGCCGTGCGGTAAGGAGAGTAACGGGAGTTATGGCCGGAATGAAGTGGCCCAATGATCTGCTGGTGGACGGGCGCAAAATCAGCGGGATTCTGCTGGAGTCAGCCACCGAAGACGAATATGTCCGGTACTGTATTGCCGGGATCGGCATCAGCGCAAACCAAGATCATGAGGATTACCCGGAAGAACTGAAGCCGATTGCAACCTCCCTGAAGATCGAAAAGGGAGAAAAAATCGACCGTATTCAGCTTATTGCGGCAATATGGGAAGAATTCGAAGCTTTGTACGCCCTGTACCAGCAGGAAGGTTTTGCTCCCATCGCTTCTCTCTGGGAGGCATTGTCCGTTACGCTGGGCAAGACGGTAAATGTCACGATCGCCAGCGGTCCCGTTACCGGAAAAGCGGAAAAGCTGGATCCGAGCGGAGCATTGCTGGTGGTTACGGAAGATGGACGGCGTGTGCCCGTTTTTTCGGGGGATGTAGAGCTTGGGCGGTGAGAGGCATCGCTTCAAGAGGGTTCCTTTGAGGCGTTGTATATTCATGCCGCATACTAAACAGGCACTGTATGCCGCATACTAAACAGGCACCGAATGGCGCTGCATAAAAGGCACATAGCAAACGTAATTAATTGAACAGCGCTATTTGAACTCCGGTTAAGTTTTTTCCTATGATTAGTGAAGCTAAATGGGGAAATAAATAACCGAATTCTATCTCTGTACTCAATCTAAATGGAACGAAGTATCTTCCATGAAGCTGGAAATGACTGTTTCACCGCCAAATATGATTCTAACGGACACAGCGGACGCTATATGGGCTAATTTCGACCATTTTGATTTCTAACGGACACAGACGCCGCTATTTAATCAAAAAGTTCCTTTGTGGCGGTGTTTTGGAGCAATTAAGCGCCGTGGTGTCCGTTAAAATTTAAAAATGACTGTTATTAGCCTCTTAGCGGCTGTGGTGTCCGTTAGAAATCCGCATGACCTCACGGTCACCCGCCGACGATGAAAATGTGATAGTTTTTGTCTCAAAAACGGAAAAGCACATTTTCATATGAAAATGTAAAGACCTGATTTTACTTGAATAGCGACTGTGAGTTTCGTTAGTGGCAGTCATGTTAAAGGCGGTCTTGCACTACTCATTACGTCGATGATTATTATTGATTAGATATCAGAGAGCCAAGACATCGGAGAGAAAGCACTCGGATATCGCATCAAAATTTACCGTTAAAGGCGGTCTTGTATCATTGATTTACGTCGATGATTGTTTTTGATATACTGACATCTAGAGGCGGTATCGGCATGGTGACCGAACTGCACTCTATCTGTGTCATGTAGTGTAGCATTCATAACAGCAAAATGCAGCATACGTTGGATTCTGCTCTGAGCCGAAGGGACCGAGACAGAAGGGACGATCGCAAGTGACTCTTTTTTGCCCTTTCGGAACTTTTTAGTGAAATGCTAAAAGGTTTTTTTGTTTTTCTTCGAGTGCATGTTCAAAAAGGTCGGTTTTCAGCACCGAAGTTTATGCTTCCGATGTGCGTTTTTTCAAAACGCTTCAGTTGGATGAAGTTAGGGACTGAGGAGTGGAGCTACACGTTTTGTAGAAAACGACTTCGTAAGCATCTGCTTGTAGTGGGTACGTGAGCACCTGAAATGTTTCCGGAGGAAACATACTTCGTAAGCATTCGCGTAATGCCCGGCTGAATCCAAGATTCGATGCCGAATCTGCTTCCTGATTCACTTCGTGTTAGATATAGAATTTATAAGTTATCAACGGAGTTGATGAATTCTATATCGCAAGAAAACCTACCTCTTCATCGCGGTCGTTCCCCTTGAAGTGGCCTCGATTAAAGGTTTTCTTATCAAAAGTGGACTTTTTGAACAACCTCTACAAAATATTCCGAATGGAAGGGGCTGCAAAAATGACAGTAAAACATCCGCTGAATATCGTTAAAATGAAAAAAATGAAACAGGAAGGCATCGCGCTCAGTATGGTTACCGCCTATGATTACCCTACGGCGCGCCTTGCGGAAGAAGCGGGCGTGGATATGATCCTCGTTGGCGACTCGCTGGGGAATGTCGTGCTCGGTTACGATTCGACGCTCCCGGTTACGATTGAGGATATGGTGTATCATACGCGTTCCGTCGTGCGCGGGGCGGCTAATACGTTTGTAGTCGCGGACATGCCGTTCATGACATATCACGGAAGCATTGACGAAACGCTGCGCAGCGTGCGCAAGCTTATGCAGGAAGGCCATGCCCATGCCGTCAAAATGGAAGGCGGCAAGGAAATTTGCGCAGCGGTTGAAGCCATCGTTGCCGCCGGGGTTCCGGTACTTGGGCATATTGGTCTGACGCCGCAGTCGGTTAATCAAATTGGCGGCTACCGCATACAAGGCAAGGACGAGAAGGATGCCCGGCGTTTACTTGAAGATGCGAAAGCGCTGGAGCAAGCAGGCGCTTTTGGCATCGTGCTTGAGCTCGTAACCGAGCAGGTCGCGGAATATATTAGCTCCCAGCTGTCCATTCCTACGATCGGGATTGGAGCCGGACGCGGGGTAGACGGTCAAGTGCTGGTATTCCATGATGTCTTCCAATATGCTTCCCCGTATCGCAGCAAAAAATTTGTGAAAACATTCGGCGATGCAGGAGCTTTAATTCGCGAAGGTCTGGCACAATACGTCAAAGAAGTGAAAGAACGTTCCTTTCCGGACGAGAGCCATGTCTTCACTGCTGAGGATCATGTCGTAGAAAATTTATACGGCCCGGGCCGGGAAAAGGTGGATGAAGCATGAAAGCCGTCAGAACGATTGCGGAACTTAGAGAACAAATCGGCGAAATGAAAGCTGCGTCAGCCAAAGCGACAATCGGTTTGGTCCCAACGATGGGGTATCTTCATCAAGGGCATGCCAGCCTGATTCGTGCGGCTAAAGTAAAAACGGATATCGTGGTCGTCAGCATCTTCGTTAATCCGATCCAATTTGGGCCGGGAGAGGATTTTGAAACCTATCCGCGGGATGAGGCGAGAGATTTGGCTGCCGCGGAAGCGGCGGGAGCCGATCTGGTATTTCTGCCGTCGGTCGACACGATGTATCCGAAACCAACCAAAACCAAAATTGCGGTATCGGAGGTAACTTCCGGTCTTTGCGGCGCCTCGCGTCCCGGACATTTTGACGGGGTAACGACCGTTGTCGGGAAGTTATTCCATATCGTACAGCCGGATTATGCCTTTTTCGGCATGAAAGACGCGCAGCAAGTTGCCGTGATCGAGCAGATGGTCTACGACCTCAACTTTAATGTCACCATCGTTCCTTGCCCGATTATACGCGAAGAGGATGGTCTTGCACTCAGCTCCCGGAATGTGTATCTTAGTCCGGAGGAGCGTACGCAGGCGCTCGTGCTTTCACGTTCGCTGCGCGAAACGAAGGAGGCGGTAAAAACCGGCCAAATTCGTACCGCAGGCGAAGCCAAGGAGCTTTTGACCCAAATCATCGGCGAGTCTCCGCTTGCCGTGATCGATTACGTTGAAATTGCGAATTTTCCGGAGCTTTCGCCCCTTGCCGCTGAAACGGCTATTCTCGAGCAGGAAGAATCCGTTCTGATGGCACTTGCGGTTAAATTCGGAAAAACCCGTTTGATCGATAACTGTTTGATCCAACCGAAGGGGGAATAACGCCCATGTTCAGAACGATGATGAAATCCAAAATACACCGTGCCACGGTCACCGAAGCCAACCTTAATTATGTCGGCAGCATTACGATTGACGAGGACCTGATGGAGGCGGCGGATCTGCTGGAAAATGAAAAAGTGCAGATTGTAGACAATAACAACGGTGCGCGTCTTGAAACCTACGTGATTCCGGGCCCCCGCGGCAGCGGCGTGATCTGTCTCAAC
Encoded proteins:
- a CDS encoding biotin--[acetyl-CoA-carboxylase] ligase — encoded protein: MSKKETLLDLLLSDPQEFVSGEEISRRLSVSRTAVWKQINKLREAGYEFEAVPHKGYRIVSKPERIDALLLVKTLKTKTIGQNLKVLDSTVSTQEEARELAEAGAPEGTLVIAEEQTGGKGRMGRKWFSPKGKGISMSVVLRPKQPMHYMPQLTLLTGVAVCRAVRRVTGVMAGMKWPNDLLVDGRKISGILLESATEDEYVRYCIAGIGISANQDHEDYPEELKPIATSLKIEKGEKIDRIQLIAAIWEEFEALYALYQQEGFAPIASLWEALSVTLGKTVNVTIASGPVTGKAEKLDPSGALLVVTEDGRRVPVFSGDVELGR
- a CDS encoding nucleotide pyrophosphohydrolase, translating into MEKSLAEMQKEVDRYISQFKEGYFSPLSMLARMTEEVGELAREVNHNFGEKPKKSTEEENSIELELGDILFITICFANSLGIDLTEAHDKVMHKFNTRDADRWTKKDTE
- the dapB gene encoding 4-hydroxy-tetrahydrodipicolinate reductase, which translates into the protein MSNQIKVAVAGAAGRMGKEVVKLVLEDADLQLVAAVNRSQEGLDAGTLVGLPACGIKLTNDLELALIETKPDVLVDFTTPQFAYPNTALAVAHGVRPVVGTTGFTPEQIEELDKQCQSKGIGGLIAPNFSIGAILMMKFAAQAAKYFPHLEIIEYHGDQKLDAPSGTAIKTAELIAQNREEIRQGNPKEEETIDGARGGYYNGFRIHSVRLPGVFAQQEVIFGGFGQTLKIRHDSYERAGYMPGVKLAIEKVMGYTGMVYGFDHFIE
- the panB gene encoding 3-methyl-2-oxobutanoate hydroxymethyltransferase, whose product is MTVKHPLNIVKMKKMKQEGIALSMVTAYDYPTARLAEEAGVDMILVGDSLGNVVLGYDSTLPVTIEDMVYHTRSVVRGAANTFVVADMPFMTYHGSIDETLRSVRKLMQEGHAHAVKMEGGKEICAAVEAIVAAGVPVLGHIGLTPQSVNQIGGYRIQGKDEKDARRLLEDAKALEQAGAFGIVLELVTEQVAEYISSQLSIPTIGIGAGRGVDGQVLVFHDVFQYASPYRSKKFVKTFGDAGALIREGLAQYVKEVKERSFPDESHVFTAEDHVVENLYGPGREKVDEA
- the panD gene encoding aspartate 1-decarboxylase; this translates as MFRTMMKSKIHRATVTEANLNYVGSITIDEDLMEAADLLENEKVQIVDNNNGARLETYVIPGPRGSGVICLNGAAARLVQPGDIVIIMSYAMMSDEEIKNHKPRVVFVNESNQQVTTMDKEVHATII
- the bshA gene encoding N-acetyl-alpha-D-glucosaminyl L-malate synthase BshA; translated protein: MSQPLKIGITCYPSLGGSGVVATELGKLLAEKGHQVHFITHSIPFRLGGTFDKNIFYHEVEVSDYYVFRYPPYDMSLATKMAQVAKIQELDILHVHYAVPHAVCAFLAKQMVGDQLKVVTTLHGTDITVLAQDESLKDLIRLAINESDAVTAVSQDLINETRDVLDITRDIDLTYNFVDKRIYYPRDTTSLRNDFAEPNEKIVMHISNFRPVKRVGDVVDIFAKVNEKIPSKLLFVGEGPDLPKVQCRIRELGLQDKVFFLGKQDEIAQVISLADVLLLPSEKESFGLVALEAMACGVPTVGSTAGGIPELVVHGETGFLAPVGDTKRMADYTIQLLSNEALAATFREACLKRACRDFCDGLITNKYEQIYNRVLGREISELSPVRC
- a CDS encoding CCA tRNA nucleotidyltransferase, giving the protein MVSWKQADKEMARYGREVLAKLLEHGHEAYWVGGCVRDELMGRPVHDMDITTSARPEEVESLFEKTVPTGIEHGTVTVLCHSYAYEVTTYRVEGAYEKHRRPLEVEFVSELKEDLRRRDFTINAMARAIDGSIMDPYDGQKDLGKGLIRCVGDARTRFQEDALRMVRCIRFASVFGFSIAYRTWRALLAERESIRFVAMERFRVELEKLMEGNKPSRGLGLLYRSKLPAHAKVPFEYEPDRRMIAHIDDIPPSEAVIRWALLLYACGLNAEESHDMLGNWTFPNRVRDQITSILDVGEAVAEMNAGMPYEQQWIKLVLRSGRDAALNWLRLSEFLKNGGTEPYPSEVLENGRAWTEEMEIYHLSELAIAGKDVLELSGRRGGPWVGGILNEMLIKVAARALPNDKKVLIDELKRVISTNE
- a CDS encoding tetratricopeptide repeat protein; protein product: MKSEQFVRNAYYCILQNDFKGALQWFEAAAAEDPDSAEIHYRCSVTYARSGRLDKAFEHAKLACELDPGKSEYLLNLQHLQSMRLVQEAKKVIDSGVAPASELYQMISVLKEAVRLDPLCEEAYIWLAVAYSQLNEHAQAIASLKEVIALQPQDQGLIDMLDQLKNRLSVYLHDS
- the panC gene encoding pantoate--beta-alanine ligase; this translates as MKAVRTIAELREQIGEMKAASAKATIGLVPTMGYLHQGHASLIRAAKVKTDIVVVSIFVNPIQFGPGEDFETYPRDEARDLAAAEAAGADLVFLPSVDTMYPKPTKTKIAVSEVTSGLCGASRPGHFDGVTTVVGKLFHIVQPDYAFFGMKDAQQVAVIEQMVYDLNFNVTIVPCPIIREEDGLALSSRNVYLSPEERTQALVLSRSLRETKEAVKTGQIRTAGEAKELLTQIIGESPLAVIDYVEIANFPELSPLAAETAILEQEESVLMALAVKFGKTRLIDNCLIQPKGE
- the bshB1 gene encoding bacillithiol biosynthesis deacetylase BshB1 produces the protein MSETLDILVFGAHADDAEIGMGGTIIKHVEAGYRVGICDLTFAEMSSNGTPERRRQEADRAAKVLGLAMRSNLGLPDRGLFVTPEHVEAITAEIRRHSPRIVFAPYWEDRHPDHVACSKLVEEAVFNAKLRRYLPDQPAVLVNQLYFYFINDMGRTDLMVDITAQQEKKEQALLCYRSQFESATSEPDSVSTPLNQGYIERVRSRDKLTGQRRLIPYAEGFATRSPFLVDKFMKDSH
- the mgsA gene encoding methylglyoxal synthase, which produces MKIAFIAHDRKKDEMVNFVTAYENVFHGHELYSTGTTGKRIMENTDLKIHRFMSGPLGGDQQIGALVAKNEMDLIIFLRDPLMAQPHEPDINALLRLCDVQGIPLGTNIATAEILVKALDRGDFAWRELVHKYKPGVDE